One region of Mycolicibacterium lutetiense genomic DNA includes:
- a CDS encoding carboxymuconolactone decarboxylase family protein, which yields MTASDTRAERGRREFAEVMTFEAPSDDRSPATANLIDFVFAEVWPRTALSRRDRRFVTLPCVAAADAEGPLRDHVYAALNSGDVSIVEMRETVLHFAVYAGWPKASRFNIMVDEQWDRIHRERGLTPPAPEPLLPLPTPSDPEERLRCGEQSFRDINRIPFAPTRDNPYSGAGILNFVFGEMWLRPGLGMKERRLVTVACVAFQDAPLPILSHVYAALKSRDVSFEEMDELALHFAAYYGWPKAANLNLVIGEQKQRVLDEEPGWESE from the coding sequence ATGACGGCCTCCGACACCCGGGCCGAGCGGGGCAGGCGTGAGTTCGCCGAGGTGATGACGTTTGAGGCACCCTCCGACGATCGGAGCCCGGCGACCGCGAACCTGATCGACTTCGTGTTCGCCGAGGTGTGGCCACGCACCGCGTTGAGCCGCCGGGACCGACGTTTCGTCACGCTGCCGTGCGTCGCGGCGGCCGACGCCGAAGGGCCGTTGCGCGACCACGTCTACGCCGCACTCAACAGCGGCGACGTGTCGATCGTCGAAATGCGGGAAACCGTTCTGCATTTCGCGGTGTATGCCGGGTGGCCCAAGGCCTCACGGTTCAACATCATGGTCGACGAGCAGTGGGACCGGATTCACCGGGAACGGGGGCTGACGCCGCCCGCACCTGAGCCGCTGCTGCCGCTACCCACGCCGAGTGATCCCGAAGAGCGGTTGCGCTGCGGCGAGCAGTCGTTCCGCGACATCAACCGCATCCCGTTCGCCCCCACCCGCGACAACCCGTATTCGGGGGCCGGCATCCTCAACTTCGTGTTCGGCGAGATGTGGCTGCGCCCCGGACTCGGCATGAAGGAGCGACGCCTGGTCACCGTGGCCTGCGTGGCGTTTCAGGACGCACCGCTGCCAATCCTGAGCCACGTCTATGCCGCTCTGAAGAGCCGCGACGTCTCGTTCGAGGAAATGGATGAGCTGGCACTGCATTTCGCGGCCTACTACGGCTGGCCCAAAGCCGCGAACCTCAACCTGGTGATCGGCGAACAGAAGCAGCGGGTGCTTGACGAGGAGCCAGGGTGGGAGTCCGAATAG